The DNA sequence GGTGAGCTTACTTTGGTGGATGTTAGGCAGAACACCACCCTGGGCGATGGTGACGTGACCCAGCAGCTTGTTCAACTCCTCATCGTTACGAATGGCGAGCTGGAGATGACGGGGAATGATACGGGTCTTCTTGTTATCACGAGCAGCATTGCCGGCCAACTCAAGAATTTCGGCGGCGAGATACTCAAGGACAGCGGCGAGGTAAACAGGTGCGCCTAGAACGTGTAAGTACATATACGATATAGAAAGCGACCGTGGATActcaccagcaccaacacGCTGAGCGTAGTTGCCCTTACGAAGCAAACGGTGAACACGTCCAACGGGGAACGCGAGACCGGCCTTGGACGAACGGCTACAAAGATATTAGCTTGAATGGTCGACGTGAACAGAGAACAGTTCATTCATACGATTGCGCGTTCTTGCTGCCACTGGCTTTGCCTCCAGACTTGCCTCCAGTCATTTTTGCGATTGGGAATGGTTCGACAGAAGTTCAAGTATATGATATGAAGAGAACAGGTTATTAGGGTCGCCGATGAGATACGATGGCAATGATTTGGGTACGGTGTCAAAAGTAACTGGCCAGCGCGAGGAAGCGGCGGACATTTATAACGACGCGGTGAGGGTGACGTTGGGCCGCCTAGACGCCCTTCAGATCACCCTCTCGCTTAGCGGGGTTGGCCAATCACAGTGGAGATCATCGTCCGAGGCACCCATAGCTTGGCCAGATGCGCCTGCCACGATTCTGTGTGTAGTTGTTGTGGTATTGTTCCAAATACGGTTAAGCGTCGTAATTTATAAATATATCTTTCAATACTGTCATATTGGCGTGATCTTAGTCAGTTATCCACGGCTGGAGACGCGTTTCCCCTCATCTAATCATACAGATCATACACACCTGTGACGGTATTGAAATTCTGCTTCCTTTGCACACTCAGGATCAACTGCACTTTCGCGGGCTATTATAAGTAGCGCGCCTCCCTCGTCACCGCGTCTCCATCATTTCtgttctcctcctcattccACGTCTACCTTTGTCAACGATTCCGACGCCTGCGCTTTCACCATCCTTCGATAATATCGACTTAGTTTTGTCAAATCTTATTTTCTGAATCACTTCAAAAATGGCACCCAAGGCTGCTGAGAAGAAGCCCAGCACTGGCGGCAAGGCCCCTGCTGGCGGCAAGGCCCctgctgagaagaaggaagctggCAAGAAGACCGCGGCTGCTGCCTCTGgtgacaagaagaagcgtgGAAAGACCAGGAAGGAGACTTACTCTTCTTACATCTACAAGGGTGTGTGGCAACGTTACCCTAGTTCTGAGTCCAGAAAGCTAACGATAAACCTAGTCCTGAAGCAGGTCCACCCCGATACTGGAATCTCCACTCGTGCCATGTCTATTCTGAACTCCTTTGTCAATGGTATTTCATCCTGTTCGCTCAGTGAAGCGATAatttctaatatatttacAGACATCTTCGAGCGTGTCGCAACCGAGGCCTCCAAACTGGCCGCTTATAACAAGAAGTCCACTATCTCGTCAAGGGAGATTCAGACCTCGTACGTCATCAATGTCGATTCTATGCTATTTGGCTAACTTTGTTCTAGTGTCAGACTTATCCTGCCAGGTGAATTGGCGAAGCATGCTGTGTCGGAAGGCACCAAGGCTGTTACGAAGTACTCCTCTTCTGCCAAATaagtttttttcttttctgttgtttgtttcttttatgCAGGATTGTCTTTTATAACCTCGTTATCTGTTATGGTTTGAGGTGGTGGGTACAGGGTGTTCGCGGGATTTTTAATGCGTCACGGGATGGCTTTGTTTTTTCCCATTGGGCCAAATGTTTTTCATGGTTTTATTTGAGACGTGAATGCGTTGTAACATAACTCGGTGCTCCTGGGTCTGGTTGCGCAGTAGCAACTTTCAAACTAGGGTTCGAAATTTGAATTACTCTGACAAATTCTGTTCTTCACTGTTTTTCGGCTAGGTGATAGCGCCTCGTTTCTATCGGGTGTTTAGTTCTATCTATTAGGCGTCGTCCAGTGCCTCAACTTCATCGAGTGCCCCCCTTCTGCCTTGGTTGTAAGTagcttcctctcctttgAACACATGTATGATTTGCTTCCCCACTACCGAGCCTACGCGCCCCTTCCAATCCTCCCAATCATCTTCGTTCCTCACAAGGAAGCCTATTAGCATACTTGGATCCATGTCTTGTATATGAATGCGTCTAAGTCGGCGAGTGTGATAGGTACTGATTTCCGTTTTGGAGAGGAGTCTACCATCGATGCTGTATGGGACTGCGGGGCGCGTGGTATGGGGATCAAGATAGAAGAAATGCGGGCCTTGCGTGCCGATGAAGTAGTGAGACGCGGAAGGACGACCTCTAGTGCGTGTCGGGGACATCAGCATTCTTTGGTGCCAGCTATTGCCAGGCGCTGGTGATGTAGACATACCCTGCGATGCCTACCGACTGTGGCAATTGCAAAACGGCCTTCAGTCCGTCCCAGTACACTGGCGTGACGTTGTCAATTCCCAGTCTAGTCCCTAGAAGTATCAGTGTGGGTTGAATACTGCCCGAGCCACTGCGAGCCACACGGAGGAAGCTATCTTCGTAGACGTCTGAAGTATCGTTTGTGACATATACTCTGGGTGCTATATTTCCACATTGTGCTGAGAGAGCCCTGTTTGCTGGTAAGTCTCGTGCTCGGGGAGGTGTGCTGGTATTAGGCGCATACTCTATACATCGAGCGGTTGCCGATGGTCCAAACCACTCCCCAGGGTGTTTACCGCATGACTCGGCACCATATTTGACAAATCGATGTATCGAGAGAGGTGCATCTGGATGATCAGCAAACAGTGATAGTAGGCgggcctcttcttccgctttATCGCCACGGCGCCAGTCTAGTATATGTTAGCATGTGGACTATATAGAACAAGAGTATTATATTGGAGTTATATGTGTAGATGTAGGGCTAAGAAAGGGTGGGGGGTCATACCACGACCTAGGCACAGTGTAAGCATTGCATTTGCTAGCAAGCTCTGCCCGGATCTAATCATGCAACCCCATCCTGTGTCTGAAGTGAAGCCTTGAGGGTCCATTAGCTGGGTTCTTATGCGTACAGTTAGCGTCATCGGATGATTCGCTTCGTCGTTGTCTAGTCTTGGTATTGGGGGGAAATCAGATCGATACGTCATCCAGATCTTCGATTCAAAGTCCGAGACGAATGCCTCTGGCCAGCCGTGTGCTGTTACATCGTCTATTTTGCTTGTTCCAGCTTCAAGTTCATCCTGATCTATTCGTCCATATATATCAGTGGCCTTTCTCCCTTATGAATAGTGATGGTAGTACAGTTACCTAGCTTACCGGGCGTTGTATTTGCTGTGATTTTTTGAGGCTGCGGGGCATACTCTACTCCCAAGCACCAAATAGAAGCATCtggctcttcatcattcctgGGCTCGGGATCCCATATATATTGTACGATGCGTTTTCTGCATCGCCCTATGTCTACACTGTTCATTTTTGGGTGTAGTCGGTGTGTCTGGAGCGAGAGGGCTGTGCTGCTGATTTTTTGTTTCTGAgcgttgtggttgttgtggtgaCGTTCACTGGCAGGTTATGGTTGGCTGGGTAGTGAATCATGGTTGGTCAAATacgtacatatatatatggatacatatattatatatacgTGCACCCGGATGTACCTATGTCTAACTCTCAGCTCAAGACGGTACCATAAAACAACCCAAAAGCAACCACAACTGGAAATACTACATAAAAAAGCATCACACATGAACGATAACCATTGATGATAGTATGTAAGAGAACTTCTATCCTATGAGGGGCCGAGGAGGGGGCCACAACTGCACCAGTCACGAGATACCTATACATACTACGTACTCCGGACCAAGTCATATAAACGTCATTGGTTCACCATGATCACACGTGTACATACTGTATGAGGCGCCCATGGGACGTCAAAAGAGCTAATCAAGTCCAATAATTTGCCTGTCACCTTAACTGTTATTCCTAATACAtttgttgttttgaaaaGCGGGGCCTCGAGGTATCTCAGAACTTAGTAAGCTTCAGGTAACTAAGTTCCCCGtcagtactccgtaaacCAACTTTGGCAACCAGCCACGGACATAGTTACAGTGGGGATGTCAAAAGTTTGTAACCGACCGCTTGACCGCCCTGCATACCGCCATATTTCATCCTACCAAATCCGGTGCTTGAACCTACACACATCTAACTGCACATTGAACTATAGCTCTTAGAGAGGAAATAGGTGCCAACTCTTGAGTTAGGTGACTGGTATAATAAATATCTAGGCCCAAGTATGGAATTTGCGAGGTTTCTGCCGTGCAAGATAATATAATCAGGAAGGCGGTTAGGCCAGGCAATAAATGGATGGTCTCAATTTTGACATCCCACTGCAGTTACTAGTTGGATGCACCGGCTTATTAAGTGGCCTAGTGCCTAGGTTTTATGAACCCATGCCGTAACCCCCTAAACCTAGTCAAGCCCACGAAAGAACGGCGACATATCCAAGAGCCAACCAAATACTAAACGTTATTCGAAATGGCCCGTCACAGCAAGGCGAAGGCGCGgatcaagaagcagaagccgacgatgaagtTCAGCATAGGTATTCCTACAGGAATGATCAATGATAGGTTATTCATTAGCTGACTGCTCGAAGAACACCAACCAGGACACCTGACGATGCAGCAAGAAGCAAGGAACACAGAAGGCCGCAATTTGTGGCGCACTGGCTCCAATCTACGCCACCAAGGTGTCCGATTCGTGAGCGCAAGTAATCCCCAGCGAGACGAAAATAATGAGGGAGAGGCTCGTGAAGAAGACGCCCTCCGGccagaagaaaacaacaagcaGCCGCTCATAGGAGGGGTTGAGTCAAAGGAGGATGCACAGGAGTTGAAAAACGAATCAGCAACGTGCAACGCGTCATTCTTTATCGACCTATCAGGCGAAAGTGCTGGACACACTGGGCTTGCAGACCCCATTACCGCACTATCATTATCTGAGCGTGACAGCTCTAGTGAAGATGAAATAGTGTTCCATGGGCGGCGTAGACTTGAAGAAAGACCTCGTATCATTGTGGAAGGCCACGCGATGAAGGCTGACAAAACAAATCACCATTCTCCAAAAGAACTCGAATCGCCACATGAGGCAAGGCTACCCGCACCGGACTACAGGGTATGCCCAGTATCCGATGGTACATCAACATATGAGCTGCCACAGAGAACTCCACCAATAGCGGAGAGTATCGAACAGACGAAGACCGTGATGCCATGCACCGAGAAAGTTACCCAGGAAGCATCGGAaatcgaagatgacgacATTCTAGCTGACTATATAGCAAACATGGCCGAACACTACTGCGCAGATATACAAAGCTCACTAGCTGGTGCTATAATGCATGAGCCCGAGCATGGGGCAGAGATGCAGCCGCAGAACTACACGGCTCATGCGGCCATTCACGATTCTATTCGGCGTCCtggcaaaggaaaatatTCGCGTAGGGATATATTGTCGGAATGTAAGCGCAAAATGATTACGCCGTCAGAGTTAATGCTGAAATTAGTAGATGACGAGAGTGGAGTGGATGTTACCAACGGTGCAGTGTCATTATACCCACTCGACGATGCTGCCTCGGCGAGCAATCATGTTCCACACAGTCCTCAAGCCAGCGATTCCGACGAAGGGAATAATCTTGATACTGACCTAGACGTTGAGGGACATAGGGCCCTGGAGTGCGAAGTACAAGGACACCCCGCCATTTCTCAACAGAACCACAAAAATCCACAATATGATATATTCGTCTCGGCCACTGCATTCGCTGACGCACTGGAAATTGACCCCTACTACGGcttggatatcatggattTCAACAGGCCAAGTCTTcggaaaaagcaaagaggaaagcaTCGCAATCCAGATTTGGTCCTATCAGATAGTGAATTGGAATTGGAATTGGAGAACGCCTGGCGGAATGaccgagagaagaagaagggccgAAAGCAGAAACGAGAGGAACTTCGCACCCAAGGTCTCCTAGGTCGTGGGGCACATGACCCGGATCTGAGAAGCAAATATACAAACGGCATGGGTTTTAATGatttgaagatggagataCGCATTTTCCTACTGTCGTCAAGAACCAGGTATGTTTCTTGCTCAATGAACTCAGAGATATGTGCATGCTGATTGACCTGCGTGTCTAGTTTGGCTCTTCCGCCTATGACGAAGCATCGTAGGAAACTGATTCATGATCTAGCAAATGCGCTGTCTTTAAATTCACAATCACGAGGCAAGGGGTCCTCTAGATTTCCTATCCTGCACAAGACTTCCCGGACTCCAAGGTACACGCAAAAGACCATTTCCTATATCGACCAAATATTCTCAAAGGGAAGGTTCAACCACGGCGCCACCAAATCCTGGGATCAGAATATTACAAAGTCTGCTAAACCTCCTCGTGGTCGTCCTGACAGTTCTGTCTCATACATGGATGGAGATATTGTGGGCGCATCTGCCCCCGAGATTGGAGCAGAAAATAAGGGAAGAGCAATACTGGAAAGAATGGGTTGGAGTACAGGAACAGCCCTTGGTGCTACTAATAATAAGGGTATCCTATTACCAGTCGCGCATGTTGTGAAAAATTCCAAGGCTGGCCTAGGGTAGGCATTTCGAGCAATAAGTATGGCCTCACATCAAAGAATATCCGAACTGGTTCCAACAATATATGCTAGCTGTACATATCATCACTTTaaataaaacaagaaaaattaaaCATGCATAGGTTTTGGACGGTACAATGATGCCTCCAGTAACCTGACCCTGACTATAGAAGCCTACAAAGGTAATGAATTTTTAGCCCGGATGAGGAAGGGCATCAAGTAAGCTTCTTTGCTCTGTTTATTGCCCCCTCCTTTGCACGTCGCCCATGTTTGAGGGTTGAGCGTGATCAAACTCGTGGATATGAATAAACAATTGAGACCTTGAGGGAAAGATAGCGTAGCAAGTGGCGCATTTGATATGCTGGAGCTGGTTCATTGCACGCTGGGCTTTTTTTGCACGTTTTTGCTTAGCCTTTCCCACTTTCGGTGGAGATGTTTGCGAATCCTCTATTTCAGTTGCTGAAAACCGTTGAGACAGATTGTCTGGTGACTCCATTTCTCCCGTTCGTTGGATTAACGTGGGTTGGGAACCTAATCGCCGTTCAACACACTCCCTAGGCACATAATCGGCCTCGCTGAGATCAGGTATAGAGTCCCTATGGCAATCTGTGTGCGGCAACGAACCCTCGTCAGGTTTAGTATCAACTCTAGTATCAGAAGAGGTATATTTGTCTGTTCCGATACCATTTCTTGTCTCGCCATCCCGTGGTTGTTGAACTGATGACTCCATATTGTGCACTGGGCCATCCTGTGGAATGCTATACGCAGAATTCTCCCAATGGGGCTCTTCGGGGTCAGAGACATTTCCTTTCAGGCCCAGCTCTTCATTCTGTGCTCTCATCTCCCAGCGTAGCTGCTTCACAGCTTTTATATGCTTCTTGCTGCGTTCGTGGACCTCGAACTGATTATGACTTTTGAAGGTTTTGTGGCACACAACACACTCGAAGTACTCAACTTCGTCCTCGCTTGTATCGCTAGATTCATCACCTAAAGTCTCCGCTTTTGCCCAATCTTGCATCACATGATCACGCAGTTTCGCTTGATTTGCTGCTCGTGATCTAGTTGCTTGTGCAGCTGCTGATTGACGAAGAAATTCCTGCCGTTGTGATTCACTCTGTGTGTTAGACTTGTACCGGGGATCGCGCTTCTTCACAAAAGCTACAAGCGACCTAACAGCCTCGTTGAATTCCCGAATGGCGTCTTCCCGAAGAcgtttgttttccttctccatcagcctgcGAACACGACGGTCTGGTGCCTCGGAGTAACGGTACACATTTTTCCAGGCGAAGGACTTTTTCGTGGCAAAACTGCCCCAGGCAGCATAGAACGGACGTACGACCTCTTCGGGGTCGGCATTGCAGTTTCCAAATGTAGGATACTTTACGCACGCGACATTCTCCCAGCGGCAGGCCATTGTCTCCTCCAGGGCAAGTTGTGCAAATGTTTCACGCAAGGCACCGTAGAATCCGGTTGGTGCGTCTGTAAATTCCATCCGAGGACTGAATTTTGAGAACAATTTTAGGATTTCGTCGGAGGTTGTCATCCGCGTATCGTATGAATAATCGGCCCCTTCTGGCTTGCCATCGTTTCCTAGGAAGACATCACGGTGCGAATCATACCACGCACGCTCCTGGGCGTCTGAAAGAACTTCGTATGCAGTTTGAATTTCGGCGAACAGCCTGGTAGCAGCCTCCACGTTGCCATAATTTCTATCCGGGTGTAACTCGAGAGCCCGTCTTCTGTAGGCCTTTTTTATCCTGGCGTAGCACATCGATTAAACATCTTTCCAGTGAATACTGTCTGATATGCTTGGACTTACTCCTCGCCAGATGCATTTCGTTCGACCTGGAGCAGCTCGTAATAATctaccttcttctcctctggtTGGTTTACGTCCGAGCCTGCTCCCTCGTGGCTGTTCGAGGAGTGCGTCTGTCCCATGGATAATTGACCACGGCAGGATATGGTGCTGAATTTGAAGTGAGGGGCATGGGACAGTGGCGGGTTGTGGGGATGACGGCCTTGCCTAGGTTTACCATGCGTGGTGTACGGAAGTGGCGGAGTGGCGgttatatctatatacaacAGTATATGTGTGCGTGTATGCGCATGTGTCTCATAAGTCAAACCCCCATATAGAGTTCGTAGCTATGCTTGATTGCACACTGGACGATCTATAGACAGGGGAATTTTCTTTACACGTGAGTGACAAACGTAAGCCTATGATCCGCAGATCGAATAATGCCGCTCATATGaatgccttttttttttcccagCCAAGGCCAATGATAAAGCCCCCCTTCCCAGCGGAATAGGATCTAAATGCTAGTACTCAGTACTCATAACCCACCTTTCCCCACCCCGAGGGGTAAAGCTCACATCGATTCAATTTCCGGTTGATACATTTCAGCGGGATGGTTTTATCTCTCGAGAATCTTCCTGAAGAGATACTCCACACTATCCTATGCTACAGCCACCCCTGCTCTGCGGCTGCTTTACAGCAGACAGCCCATCGATTCGAACATGCTACCAACGAGCCTCTACTGTGGCGGTTCTACTGCCAAGTGCATTTCAAGTACTGGGACAGCAAACATGATATACTGCAAAAATTGTCGGCTCCCGCCTGCGCAGTAAACTGGAAAGCCTTATACGTAACTAGACACCTGACCGAGTGCACTGCTAGTTATCTCCTAGACAGTATCCTTGCGGGACAAACAGGGAGAATCGAGAAGTTCCACGCACTTATCAATCTTGGGTACGATGTTAAAGATACACTTATAAGGAATATATCGCCAGAATTAGAGACAGATGACCATCTAGCAAGAAGGTTTGTTTAAGTTACCTGTTTCTCCCTGGGTTTCATTGAACGAACTGTGGTGACCACTAAAAGGTATTACGGCAAGGTGCTCCTGACCTGTTTACACCGGAGTATTGCGTTGCCAGTATGGGCTAAACTAAGGAATGGTGGGAATGTAACCCTGGAACGAGCACTGGGCGCTTTCGACCTTTTCATACCAGAAAGCGGATATGGAAGTCTTGATGAAGTACGTACTTCTTCTAGGAATGGGCAGTGACCCTGCTAATCGAGCCCCAGATAACTAACAAGCTGGACGAGATCGTTGGACGACTTTCCTCGTTATACCCTAGCATACATATGTCCACACCTCGCGAGAAGGC is a window from the Aspergillus oryzae RIB40 DNA, chromosome 6 genome containing:
- a CDS encoding histone H2A (histone 2A), whose translation is MTGGKSGGKASGSKNAQSRSSKAGLAFPVGRVHRLLRKGNYAQRVGAGAPVYLAAVLEYLAAEILELAGNAARDNKKTRIIPRHLQLAIRNDEELNKLLGHVTIAQGGVLPNIHQNLLPKKTPKSGKGPSQEL
- a CDS encoding histone H2B family protein (histone H2B), which gives rise to MAPKAAEKKPSTGGKAPAGGKAPAEKKEAGKKTAAAASGDKKKRGKTRKETYSSYIYKGVWQRYPSSESRKLTINLVLKQVHPDTGISTRAMSILNSFVNDIFERVATEASKLAAYNKKSTISSREIQTSVRLILPGELAKHAVSEGTKAVTKYSSSAK
- a CDS encoding cysteine protease ATG4 (cysteine protease required for autophagy - Apg4p/Aut2p), translated to MNSVDIGRCRKRIVQYIWDPEPRNDEEPDASIWCLGVEYAPQPQKITANTTPDNDEANHPMTLTVRIRTQLMDPQGFTSDTGWGCMIRSGQSLLANAMLTLCLGRDWRRGDKAEEEARLLSLFADHPDAPLSIHRFVKYGAESCGKHPGEWFGPSATARCIEALSAQCGNIAPRVYVTNDTSDVYEDSFLRVARSGSGSIQPTLILLGTRLGIDNVTPVYWDGLKAVLQLPQSVGIAGGRPSASHYFIGTQGPHFFYLDPHTTRPAVPYSIDGRLLSKTEISTYHTRRLRRIHIQDMDPSMLIGFLVRNEDDWEDWKGRVGSVVGKQIIHVFKGEEATYNQGRRGALDEVEALDDA
- a CDS encoding putative R3H and G-patch domain protein (predicted protein), yielding MQQEARNTEGRNLWRTGSNLRHQGVRFVSASNPQRDENNEGEAREEDALRPEENNKQPLIGGVESKEDAQELKNESATCNASFFIDLSGESAGHTGLADPITALSLSERDSSSEDEIVFHGRRRLEERPRIIVEGHAMKADKTNHHSPKELESPHEARLPAPDYRVCPVSDGTSTYELPQRTPPIAESIEQTKTVMPCTEKVTQEASEIEDDDILADYIANMAEHYCADIQSSLAGAIMHEPEHGAEMQPQNYTAHAAIHDSIRRPGKGKYSRRDILSECKRKMITPSELMLKLVDDESGVDVTNGAVSLYPLDDAASASNHVPHSPQASDSDEGNNLDTDLDVEGHRALECEVQGHPAISQQNHKNPQYDIFVSATAFADALEIDPYYGLDIMDFNRPSLRKKQRGKHRNPDLVLSDSELELELENAWRNDREKKKGRKQKREELRTQGLLGRGAHDPDLRSKYTNGMGFNDLKMEIRIFLLSSRTSLALPPMTKHRRKLIHDLANALSLNSQSRGKGSSRFPILHKTSRTPRYTQKTISYIDQIFSKGRFNHGATKSWDQNITKSAKPPRGRPDSSVSYMDGDIVGASAPEIGAENKGRAILERMGWSTGTALGATNNKGILLPVAHVVKNSKAGLG
- a CDS encoding putative C2H2 finger domain protein (molecular chaperone (DnaJ superfamily)), yielding MGQTHSSNSHEGAGSDVNQPEEKKVDYYELLQVERNASGEERALELHPDRNYGNVEAATRLFAEIQTAYEVLSDAQERAWYDSHRDVFLGNDGKPEGADYSYDTRMTTSDEILKLFSKFSPRMEFTDAPTGFYGALRETFAQLALEETMACRWENVACVKYPTFGNCNADPEEVVRPFYAAWGSFATKKSFAWKNVYRYSEAPDRRVRRLMEKENKRLREDAIREFNEAVRSLVAFVKKRDPRYKSNTQSESQRQEFLRQSAAAQATRSRAANQAKLRDHVMQDWAKAETLGDESSDTSEDEVEYFECVVCHKTFKSHNQFEVHERSKKHIKAVKQLRWEMRAQNEELGLKGNVSDPEEPHWENSAYSIPQDGPVHNMESSVQQPRDGETRNGIGTDKYTSSDTRVDTKPDEGSLPHTDCHRDSIPDLSEADYVPRECVERRLGSQPTLIQRTGEMESPDNLSQRFSATEIEDSQTSPPKVGKAKQKRAKKAQRAMNQLQHIKCATCYAIFPSRSQLFIHIHEFDHAQPSNMGDVQRRGQ